One segment of Comamonas thiooxydans DNA contains the following:
- the rpsD gene encoding 30S ribosomal protein S4, whose protein sequence is MARYIGPKAKLSRREGTDLFLKSARRSIADKAKFDTKPGQHGRTSGQRTSDYGLQLREKQKVKRMYGVLEKQFRRYFEAADRKRGNTGANLLSLLESRLDNVVYRMGFGSTRAEARQLVSHKAITVNGQSVNIPSFSVKEGDVVALREKSKKQARVVEALQLAAQVGFPAWVEVSADKAEGTFKKSPDRDEFAADINESLIVELYSR, encoded by the coding sequence GTGGCACGCTATATTGGCCCCAAGGCAAAACTCTCCCGCCGCGAAGGCACCGATCTGTTCCTGAAGAGCGCACGTCGCTCCATCGCAGACAAGGCAAAGTTCGACACCAAGCCTGGTCAGCATGGCCGCACTTCCGGTCAGCGCACTTCCGACTACGGTCTGCAACTGCGCGAAAAGCAGAAGGTCAAGCGCATGTACGGCGTGCTGGAGAAGCAATTCCGCCGCTACTTCGAAGCTGCTGACCGCAAGCGTGGCAACACTGGTGCCAACCTGCTGTCGCTGCTGGAATCGCGTCTGGACAACGTCGTGTACCGCATGGGCTTCGGCTCCACTCGCGCTGAAGCACGTCAGCTGGTTTCGCACAAGGCTATCACCGTGAACGGCCAGTCCGTGAACATTCCTTCTTTCTCCGTGAAGGAAGGCGATGTGGTTGCCCTGCGTGAAAAGTCCAAGAAGCAAGCTCGCGTGGTCGAGGCTCTGCAACTGGCTGCTCAAGTGGGCTTCCCCGCATGGGTTGAAGTGTCTGCTGACAAGGCAGAAGGTACTTTCAAGAAGTCTCCTGACCGCGATGAATTCGCAGCTGACATCAACGAATCCCTGATCGTTGAGTTGTACTCGCGTTAA
- the rpsK gene encoding 30S ribosomal protein S11 translates to MAKSPANNAAARVRKKVRKNISDGIAHVHASFNNTIITITDRQGNALSWASSGGQGFKGSRKSTPFAAQVASEVAGRAAIEQGIKNLEVEIKGPGPGRESSVRALGALGIRITSISDVTPVPHNGCRPQKRRRI, encoded by the coding sequence ATGGCTAAGTCTCCCGCAAACAACGCAGCTGCTCGCGTTCGCAAGAAGGTCCGTAAGAATATTTCTGACGGCATCGCGCACGTGCACGCTTCGTTCAACAACACGATCATCACCATCACCGACCGTCAAGGCAACGCTCTGTCGTGGGCTTCGTCGGGTGGCCAGGGCTTCAAGGGTTCGCGTAAGTCGACTCCCTTTGCTGCTCAGGTTGCTTCGGAAGTGGCCGGTCGTGCTGCTATCGAACAGGGCATCAAGAACCTGGAAGTCGAAATCAAGGGTCCCGGTCCTGGCCGTGAATCCTCGGTTCGCGCCCTGGGTGCTCTGGGTATCCGTATCACTTCCATCTCGGACGTGACTCCGGTTCCCCACAACGGCTGCCGCCCTCAAAAGCGTCGTCGTATCTAA
- the rpsM gene encoding 30S ribosomal protein S13, protein MARIAGINIPPHKHAEIGLTAIFGIGRTTARKICEACGIEYSKKVKDLTDADLEKIRDFLNPMTLEGDLRRETTMNIKRLMDIGCYRGFRHRRGLPMRGQRTRTNARTRKGPRKGAAALKK, encoded by the coding sequence ATGGCACGTATTGCTGGCATTAACATCCCGCCGCACAAGCATGCTGAAATCGGCCTGACCGCCATCTTCGGCATCGGTCGCACTACAGCTCGCAAGATCTGCGAAGCATGCGGTATCGAGTATTCCAAGAAGGTCAAGGACCTGACGGACGCTGATCTGGAAAAGATCCGTGACTTCCTGAATCCCATGACTCTGGAAGGTGATCTGCGTCGCGAAACCACCATGAACATCAAGCGTTTGATGGACATCGGTTGCTACCGCGGTTTCCGTCATCGTCGCGGCCTGCCCATGCGCGGTCAACGTACCCGCACGAACGCCCGTACTCGCAAGGGTCCGCGCAAGGGTGCAGCGGCTCTGAAGAAATAA
- the rpmJ gene encoding 50S ribosomal protein L36, whose translation MRVSASVKKICRNCKIIRRKGVVRVICTDQRHKQRQG comes from the coding sequence ATGAGAGTTTCGGCTTCGGTCAAGAAAATCTGCCGTAACTGCAAGATCATCCGCCGCAAAGGTGTTGTGCGCGTGATCTGCACTGACCAGCGCCACAAGCAGCGCCAAGGTTGA
- the secY gene encoding preprotein translocase subunit SecY produces the protein MATSAAQIAKTGKFGDLRRRLVFLLLALVVYRIGAHIPVPGIDPAQLQQLFSGQQGGILNLFNMFSGGALSRFTVFALGIMPYISASIIMQLMTYVVPTFEQMKKEGEAGRRKITQYTRYGTLGLALFQSLGIAVALESSAGLVLNPGFGFRMTAVVSLTAGTLFLMWLGEQITERGLGNGISILIFGGIAAGLPSSIGGLLELVRTGAMSILAAIFIVLVVAAVTYFVVYVERGQRKILVNYARRQVGNKVYGGQSSHLPLKLNMAGVIPPIFASSIILLPATVVNWFSAGESMRWLKDIASTLTPGQPIYVILYAAAIIFFCFFYTALVFNSRETADNLKKSGAFIPGIRPGEQTARYIDKILVRLTLAGAIYITFVCLLPEFLILKYNVPFYFGGTSLLIIVVVTMDFMAQVQNYVMSQQYESLLKKANFKAGI, from the coding sequence GTTTTTCTGTTGCTTGCGCTGGTCGTATACCGCATCGGGGCGCATATCCCCGTTCCGGGCATCGACCCAGCGCAGCTGCAGCAGCTGTTCTCTGGCCAGCAGGGCGGCATTCTCAATCTGTTCAACATGTTCTCGGGTGGAGCGCTCTCGCGCTTCACAGTGTTCGCACTGGGGATCATGCCGTACATCTCGGCATCGATCATCATGCAGCTCATGACCTATGTGGTCCCGACATTCGAGCAGATGAAAAAGGAAGGTGAAGCGGGTCGTCGCAAGATTACCCAGTACACCCGCTATGGCACTCTGGGCCTGGCGCTGTTTCAGTCCTTGGGAATTGCTGTTGCCCTGGAAAGCTCCGCAGGCTTGGTTCTGAACCCTGGTTTTGGCTTCCGCATGACTGCGGTGGTCAGTCTCACGGCCGGTACCTTGTTCCTGATGTGGCTCGGTGAACAGATCACTGAACGTGGTCTGGGCAACGGTATCTCGATACTGATCTTTGGCGGTATCGCTGCAGGCCTGCCGAGCTCCATCGGCGGTCTGCTGGAACTGGTGCGCACCGGTGCCATGAGCATTCTGGCGGCAATCTTCATTGTTCTCGTTGTGGCAGCCGTGACGTATTTCGTCGTGTATGTCGAACGAGGTCAACGCAAGATCTTGGTGAATTACGCACGCCGACAAGTCGGCAACAAGGTGTACGGTGGTCAGTCTTCGCACTTGCCACTGAAGCTGAACATGGCAGGTGTGATTCCTCCCATCTTCGCTTCGTCGATCATCTTGCTGCCCGCTACGGTGGTGAATTGGTTCAGTGCAGGAGAATCCATGCGCTGGCTGAAGGATATTGCGAGCACGTTGACCCCTGGTCAGCCAATCTATGTCATCCTTTATGCTGCCGCGATCATTTTCTTCTGCTTCTTCTATACGGCCCTGGTTTTCAACAGCCGGGAAACTGCCGACAACCTGAAGAAGAGTGGCGCTTTCATCCCCGGGATTCGTCCTGGCGAACAGACAGCCCGCTACATTGACAAGATTCTGGTTCGCCTGACCCTGGCTGGCGCGATCTACATTACCTTCGTGTGCTTGTTGCCCGAATTCCTGATCCTGAAGTACAACGTTCCGTTCTACTTCGGCGGTACATCGTTGCTGATCATTGTGGTCGTGACAATGGACTTCATGGCGCAAGTGCAGAACTACGTGATGTCGCAGCAATACGAGTCGCTCCTGAAAAAAGCGAACTTTAAGGCTGGTATTTGA